A portion of the Chthonomonadales bacterium genome contains these proteins:
- a CDS encoding DUF3842 family protein, with amino-acid sequence MRIAVIDGMGGGLGAQIVGRVRPLLRAQDELIALGVNAIATAAMMKAGAAVGATGENAIVVNAARFDLILGPVGVAIPHSLMGEVTPAMAGAVALSPARKLLVPTTQSQGHFELIGVEPRALHASLDDLAGRVARLLTEAG; translated from the coding sequence ATGCGGATCGCGGTGATCGATGGGATGGGGGGTGGCCTCGGCGCGCAGATCGTCGGGCGCGTGCGGCCACTGCTGCGCGCTCAGGACGAGCTGATCGCGCTCGGCGTGAACGCCATCGCGACGGCTGCCATGATGAAGGCCGGCGCGGCCGTGGGCGCCACCGGAGAGAACGCCATCGTGGTGAACGCGGCGCGCTTCGACCTGATCCTCGGCCCGGTCGGCGTGGCCATCCCGCACTCGCTGATGGGAGAGGTGACGCCAGCGATGGCGGGGGCCGTGGCGCTGAGCCCGGCCCGCAAGCTGCTGGTGCCCACGACGCAATCGCAGGGACACTTCGAGTTGATCGGAGTGGAGCCGCGCGCGCTGCACGCCTCGCTGGACGACCTCGCGGGGCGCGTGGCGCGCCTGCTGACGGAAGCGGGCTGA
- a CDS encoding nicotinate-nucleotide adenylyltransferase codes for MRLGILGGTFDPIHFAHLLVAEDARVQIGLDRVLFIPNGTPAHKSAAETTSPEHRVAMVERAVRANPAFEASRLEIDREGPSYTADTLAALHEANPGADLFFLTGSDAVAEIATWHRPAEVLRLSTIVVAARPGYSLDWLCGVLEPRYMERLVPLTSAYLDISATAIRERARCGLPVRYLTPDPVAAYISEQRLYRATPVP; via the coding sequence ATGCGACTGGGCATCCTCGGCGGCACCTTCGACCCCATCCACTTCGCGCACCTGCTCGTTGCCGAGGACGCGCGCGTCCAGATCGGTCTTGACCGCGTGCTCTTCATTCCCAACGGCACGCCCGCGCACAAGTCGGCCGCGGAGACCACTTCGCCCGAGCACCGGGTGGCGATGGTGGAGCGGGCCGTGCGCGCCAATCCCGCCTTCGAGGCGTCGCGCCTCGAGATCGACCGCGAGGGTCCCTCCTACACGGCGGACACGCTTGCCGCGCTGCACGAGGCGAACCCGGGAGCCGACCTCTTCTTCCTCACCGGCTCCGATGCCGTCGCCGAGATCGCCACGTGGCACCGGCCGGCCGAGGTGCTGCGCCTGAGCACCATCGTGGTCGCGGCGCGCCCCGGCTACTCCCTGGACTGGCTGTGCGGCGTGCTCGAGCCGCGCTACATGGAGCGCCTCGTTCCGCTCACCAGCGCCTACCTCGACATCTCCGCGACGGCCATCCGCGAGCGGGCGCGCTGCGGCCTTCCCGTGCGCTACCTCACGCCAGACCCGGTCGCGGCCTATATCTCCGAGCAGCGTCTCTATCGCGCGACGCCCGTTCCCTGA
- a CDS encoding glutamate-5-semialdehyde dehydrogenase, with protein sequence MNDTVRDMALRARAAARLLGNTPSAAREAALRGMADALCREGDSVLAANGVDLARAREHGTASALLDRLALTPARIAGMAEGLRQIAALPDPVGEVIGGWQRPNGLEIARVRVPLGVVGIIYESRPNVTADAAGLCLKSGNACILRGGSDALRSNLAIAERLRAAVEAAGLPADAVQVVASADRESARELMRLNGLVDVLIPRGGAGLIRSVVENATVPVIETGTGNCHIYVDATADMDMAVEIVVNAKCSRPSVCNAMETLLVHDVVAEEFLPAAAARLMEAGVELRACERAREILPGARAATDEDWDTEYLSLVLAVRVVADLEAAIEHIERHGTRHSEAIVTEDYSAAQRFCREVDAACVYVNASTRFTDGCEFGFGAEVGISNQKLHARGPMGLAELTTHKYVVRGSGQIRA encoded by the coding sequence ATGAATGATACCGTCCGCGACATGGCCCTGCGCGCTCGCGCGGCCGCGCGCCTCCTCGGCAACACGCCTTCCGCCGCGCGCGAAGCCGCGCTGCGCGGGATGGCCGACGCCCTCTGCCGCGAGGGGGACTCCGTGCTGGCGGCCAACGGGGTCGACCTTGCGCGGGCCCGCGAGCACGGCACCGCCTCGGCCCTGTTGGACCGGCTCGCCCTCACGCCGGCGCGCATCGCCGGCATGGCGGAGGGCCTGCGCCAGATCGCGGCCTTGCCGGATCCCGTCGGCGAGGTCATCGGGGGCTGGCAGCGGCCGAACGGGCTGGAGATCGCGCGCGTCCGTGTGCCGCTAGGGGTCGTCGGCATCATCTACGAGTCGCGCCCCAACGTGACGGCGGACGCCGCGGGCCTGTGCCTGAAGTCCGGCAACGCCTGCATCCTGCGCGGCGGCTCCGACGCGCTCCGAAGCAACCTGGCCATCGCCGAGCGGCTACGGGCCGCCGTGGAGGCGGCCGGACTGCCCGCGGACGCCGTGCAGGTAGTCGCGTCCGCCGATCGGGAGTCGGCCCGGGAGCTCATGCGCCTGAACGGCCTCGTGGACGTGCTCATCCCGCGGGGCGGGGCCGGCCTGATCCGCAGCGTTGTCGAGAACGCCACCGTACCCGTCATCGAGACCGGGACCGGCAACTGCCATATCTACGTCGACGCCACCGCCGACATGGACATGGCGGTCGAGATCGTGGTGAACGCCAAGTGCTCACGCCCCTCGGTGTGCAACGCCATGGAAACGCTGCTGGTGCACGACGTGGTGGCCGAGGAGTTCCTACCGGCGGCGGCGGCGCGGTTGATGGAGGCTGGCGTGGAGTTGCGCGCCTGCGAGCGCGCCCGCGAGATCCTCCCCGGCGCTCGCGCCGCGACCGACGAGGACTGGGACACGGAGTATCTGAGCCTGGTGCTCGCCGTGCGCGTGGTGGCGGACCTGGAAGCCGCAATCGAGCACATCGAGCGCCACGGCACGCGCCACAGCGAGGCCATCGTCACCGAGGACTACTCGGCGGCACAGCGCTTCTGCCGCGAGGTCGACGCGGCGTGCGTCTATGTCAACGCCTCCACGCGCTTCACGGACGGCTGCGAGTTTGGCTTCGGCGCCGAGGTGGGCATCAGCAACCAGAAGCTCCACGCGCGCGGCCCGATGGGCCTGGCCGAGCTCACCACGCATAAATATGTCGTCCGCGGCTCCGGGCAGATCCGCGCCTGA
- a CDS encoding PIN domain-containing protein — MVIALDAGPLGRVSNPKSSPLNDACQQWLEAQIAAGIRVLVPEIADYEVRRELLRATKSAGLARLDRVKEALEYLPITTEAMVLAARLWAEARRQGQPTADAKSLDGDVILAAQALTAGVPADEIIVASDNVGHLARFIPAKHWRDIAERDGEGSVGR; from the coding sequence ATGGTCATTGCACTGGATGCCGGACCACTCGGCAGGGTCTCCAACCCAAAATCCTCACCCCTGAACGACGCCTGCCAGCAGTGGCTGGAAGCGCAGATTGCGGCCGGCATCCGGGTGCTCGTGCCGGAGATCGCCGACTATGAAGTGCGCCGCGAGCTGCTGCGCGCCACCAAGAGTGCTGGTCTTGCCCGCCTGGACCGCGTCAAGGAGGCGCTGGAGTACCTGCCCATCACCACGGAGGCGATGGTGCTGGCGGCTCGCCTCTGGGCAGAGGCCCGGCGGCAGGGGCAGCCCACCGCCGATGCGAAGTCCCTGGATGGGGACGTGATCCTGGCAGCCCAGGCGCTCACGGCAGGAGTTCCCGCCGACGAGATTATCGTGGCCAGCGATAATGTTGGGCACTTGGCGCGCTTCATCCCGGCCAAGCACTGGCGAGATATCGCCGAAAGGGACGGTGAGGGTTCCGTTGGCAGATAG